A region from the Bactrocera dorsalis isolate Fly_Bdor chromosome 1, ASM2337382v1, whole genome shotgun sequence genome encodes:
- the LOC105223729 gene encoding cysteine sulfinic acid decarboxylase gives MLASNSLPTHYNESIFKKHLQSVDKELTGVATLNAAKTEAIACSLDIPGADVKGSAMRTQQNNGTTKINNANNTNNNNKMTDILPSAHYVSGHPDVNSEGFIRNCVDEIIKSAVLTGTNRASKVVEWRAPSELQQLFDFNLNAEPETHAKLIELLKATIKYSVKTGHPYFINQLYSGVDVYALIGQWLTDALNPSVYTYEVAPIFTLMEETVLAEMRRIVGFPNDGYGDGIFCPGGSIANGYGISCARYKFAPETKKNGLFSGQQLIIFTSQDAHYSVEKLAMFMGFGSESVCKIATDQYGKMDIGDLETKVKHYINKGARPLMVSATAGTTVLGAFDDLNGVADICEKYNMWFHTDAAWGGGALVTNKYRHLLNGIERSDSVTWNPHKMLIASQQCSTFLTRHKDILTNCHSTNATYLFQKDKFYDTSFDTGDKHIQCGRRADVYKFWFMWKAKGTNGLAEHVNQAFKMSEYITELIRERPGFELVLEKPECTNISFWYIPPSIRNMQRGDLFNQKLNAVAPKIKEGMIKKGSMMITYQPLRQLPNFFRLVLQSSNLTKDDMKYFLDEIEALGCNL, from the exons ATGTTGGCCAGCAATAGTTTACCCACTCACTACAATGAGTCTATATTTAAAAAGCACTTGCAGAGCGTTGACAAAGAACTGACAGGCGTCGCAACGTTAAATGCAGCCAAAACGGAAGCCATCGCATGCAGCTTAGATATTCCCGGTGCAGATGTGAAAGGGTCAGCAATGAGGACGCAACAgaacaacggcacaacaaagaTCAACAACGCCAATAAcaccaataataacaataaaatgacTGACATACTACCATCAGCACACTACGTATCCGGGCATCCTGATGTAAACTCTGAGGGTTTCATACGCAACTGCGTGGATGAAATCATCAAATCGGCTGTGCTGACAGGCACAAATCGTGCCAGTAAAGTGGTGGAGTGGCGTGCACCGAGCGAATTGCAgcaattatttgattttaatttgaaCGCGGAACCGGAAACGCACGCAAAACTGATTGAATTATTGAAAGCGACAATTAAGTATTCGGTTAAGACCGGACATCCGTACTTTATAAATCAACTTTATTCTGGTGTAGATGTTTATGCTTTGATTGGACAATGGTTAACCGATGCATTGAATCCCAGTGTGTATACTTATGAGGTGGCACCGATTTTTACGCTAATGGAAGAGACCGTGTTGGCTGAAATGCGTCGAATTGTTGGTTTTCCAAATGATGGTTATGGTGATGGCATTTTCTGTCCAGGTGGCTCAATTGCCAACGGTTATGGCATCAGCTGTGCACGTTACAAGTTTGCACCGGAAACTAAG aaaaatggATTATTTAGTGGCCAACAGTTAATTATTTTCACATCACAAGACGCACATTATTCAGTCGAAAAGTTGGCCATGTTCATGGGTTTCGGTAGTGAGAGTGTTTGTAAAATTGCCACAGATCAATACGGTAAAATGGATATTGGCGATCTTGAGACGAAAGTCAAGCATTATATAAACAAAGGTGCACGCCCACTAATGGTTTCTGCGACGGCGGGTACAACGGTTTTAGGTGCATTTGATGACTTGAACGGTGTTGCTGATATATGTGAGAAATATAACATGTGGTTCCACACAGATGCAGCCTGGGGTGGCGGTGCACTAGTTACAAACAAATATCGTCATCTATTGAACGGCATTGAACG CTCTGACTCTGTCACCTGGAATCCGCATAAGATGCTTATCGCTTCACAGCAATGCTCTACATTTCTCACACGGCATAAGGACATACTGACCAATTGCCATTCCACAAATGCAACATATCTTTTCCAAAAGGATAAATTTTATGACACATCATTCGATACCGGTGATAAACACATACAATGTGGACGACGTGCGGATGTCTATAAATTCTGGTTTATGTGGAAGGCAAAGGGTACAAATGGTTTGGCGGAGCATGTCAATCAGGCATTCAAAATGTCTGAATATATCACTGAGCTGATCAGAGAGCGACCAGGATTTGAATTGGTGTTGGAAAAGCCCGAATGCACAAATATTAGTTTCTGGTATATACCACCCAGTATACGAAATATGCAACGTGGTGATTTGTTtaatcaaaaactaaatgccGTTGCACCAAAGATCAAAGAGGGTATGATCAAGAAGGGATCAATGATGATCACCTATCAACCCCTACGACAATTACCGAATTTCTTCCGATTAGTCTTGCAAAGTTCAAATCTCACGAAGGACGATATGAAATACTTCCTAGATGAAATTGAAGCACTTGGTTGTAATTTGTAA